Proteins co-encoded in one Arachis hypogaea cultivar Tifrunner chromosome 11, arahy.Tifrunner.gnm2.J5K5, whole genome shotgun sequence genomic window:
- the LOC112723739 gene encoding tetrahydroanabasine acetyltransferase, which translates to MPPLIVEMKDVVFIKPSKSTPSSVLSLSTLDHRPDLNMLYHIIQVYKSQKHDGYPNDQIDPNPINVIKKSLSKALFYYYPLAGKIVKHDDGKFRIHCNSNDRVPFIEAIANCNLSSLNYLDDGSSDDMEIAKQLAFQLPSLGDENGHQYPLRFKVTKFLCGGFTIGIGISHILCDGFGLSQFLHALIELARGRNEPSIKPVWERERLMGSITEIPLPSPINNASAAVSPHLPATTLVHECFKVDGESIRRLKMRLIKEYTSHNNIKTMKEIFTNFESLTAYIWRSRARALKLNHDGKTLLGIVVGARRHLDPPLPEGYYGNAIVDANVVLSVKELMEKPLSQVVKHIKEIKKAAFTRNYITDSINTLVTKEQDFNVEGIGAYFNVTDWKYLGFLENMDFGGNVLVNLLPAPCNMFAMVDLCIFAPPSKLDSSMKDGGVRIFVSLPNDAMPKFREEMEALILLNNI; encoded by the coding sequence ATGCCACCTCTCATTGTTGAAATGAAGGATGTTGTATTTATCAAACCATCTAAGTCTACACCTTCCTCTGTTCTCTCTCTATCTACACTTGATCATAGACCTGACCTTAATATGTTATACCATATCATTCAagtttacaaatcacaaaaacatGATGGTTACCCAAATGACCAAATTGACCCTAACCCTATTAATGTGATAAAAAAATCACTCTCAAAGGCCTTGTTCTATTACTACCCTCTTGCCGGTAAGATAGTCAAACATGATGATGGGAAGTTTAGAATCCATTGCAATTCCAATGATAGAGTTCCATTTATAGAAGCAATTGCTAATTGCAATCTCTCTTCTCTTAATTACCTTGATGATGGTAGTAGTGATGACATGGAAATTGCAAAACAATTGGCCTTTCAGCTTCCTTCACTAGGTGATGAAAATGGCCACCAATACCCTTTAAGGTTCAAGGTGACCAAGTTTCTATGTGGGGGATTCACAATTGGAATTGGGATCTCACATATTTTATGTGATGGATTTGGATTATCTCAATTTCTTCATGCCTTAATCGAGTTAGCAAGAGGAAGAAACGAGCCATCAATAAAACCTGTTTGGGAAAGGGAGAGGCTGATGGGGTCAATTACCGAAATACCCTTGCCGAGTCCGATCAATAATGCCTCGGCCGCAGTTTCACCACATCTTCCGGCCACGACACTCGTGCATGAATGCTTTAAGGTGGATGGTGAGAGTATAAGAAGACTCAAAATGAGATTGATCAAAGAATATACTAGTCACAATAATATTAAGACTATGAaagaaattttcactaattttgaATCACTCACTGCTTATATTTGGAGGTCAAGGGCTAGAGCCTTGAAACTAAACCATGATGGAAAAACTTTGCTAGGTATAGTAGTTGGGGCGAGAAGACATTTGGATCCACCTTTGCCTGAAGGGTATTATGGGAATGCAATTGTGGATGCAAATGTTGTCCTTTCAGTTAAAGAACTCATGGAGAAACCTCTCTCACAAGTTGTGAAGCACATCAAAGAGATCAAGAAAGCTGCTTTTACTAGAAACTATATCACGGATTCAATTAACACTTTGGTGACAAAAGAACAAGATTTTAATGTGGAAGGTATTGGTGCATATTTTAATGTGACCGATTGGAAATATTTGGGTTTCTTGGAAAACATGGATTTTGGAGGGAATGTTCTAGTGAATTTATTACCAGCACCATGCAACATGTTTGCCATGGTGGATTTGTGCATTTTTGCACCTCCTAGCAAGTTGGATTCATCAATGAAAGATGGAGGAGTTAGGATTTTTGTGTCTCTTCCTAATGATGCCATGCCCAAGTTCAGAGAGGAGATGGAAGCTCTTATACTTCTTAATAATATTTGA